From the genome of Corallococcus macrosporus DSM 14697:
GGACGGATTGAAGCAGGATTTGCGTGAACGCCTGAAGCTGAGCCGTCCCCTCATTCGAATCAAATGAAGCCGAATGCCTCGCGGAAGACGGCCTGCTCGCGGATGAGCTCGGCGAATTTCTCCATGAGGGGGCGGAGCCACTCCTCTCGCATGTTGGCGAGGGCGCCGTAGTAGATGATGCCTTGCCGAAAGAGAGAGTACTCGCGCGTCTTACGGGTGTCGGCGCGGAACTTCCTGTCGAGCCCCGTCGCTTCGCCCGCAGCGCCGAGCAGCGTCAGCAGCGCCATGGCGAAGGCGGACAGCAGCAACAGTCTGTCGCGGCGCTCGCAGGTGCCGATAGCGATGGCGGACAGGCCCATGCCGAAGCGCAAGTCCTTGATGTCCCGGTGCGTCTCCTCGCAGGTGAATCGACGTCCGTAGGCCTTCACCAACTCGGTGGCAGTGGCTTCCTTGCTGCTGGCCGCCAGAAACCAGGCCTCTTTCATTCCCTTCTGGTGCACGCAGACGACGGCACCCACGCCGAAACGGGCCTGGGTGACGCGCGCTCCGCGCAGCAACTTCGGACGGCCCGTCGGGGGCACCCACTCCTTCGCCTTGTGCACCTCCCCTCCGGCACTTTCGACGTGCACGACGCCACGAAAGCGAATGACGTAGCCGAAGCTGAGTCTGTCCAGCAATTCATACAGGGCGACGTCTCCGAATCCTCGGTCCGCGAGCACCGTCACCTCCACGTCGGAGGGCAGCACCTGGTGCAACCGCTCCAGCAACGCGTCCTCATGGGCATTGCGCTGCCCGGCCAACTCGCTCTTGGGCACCGTCTTCCACAGCAACGGCGTGGCGCGGCCGTGGCGGGTGACAAGCTGGATGGCGACCGTGGTGTGGTCGTCCGACTCGAAGTCCGTCCAGTCAATGGTGACTGTCACCGCTTTGCGCTCGGCCACCACGAAGGGCACCCACTGCGCGAACAGTCGCCACACGTCGACGCCAGAGTTGGACAGCAGTCGGTCCACCTGCTTGATGGCGTGCTTGCCTTCCAACCCCCGCGCCTGGGAGAGCGCCAGTCCGATGGCCCTCACCGAGAGGCTGGCGGCGTGCACGGCGCCCAAGGTGGCATTGGACAGCGACAGCACACGCTTGGCATGGGTGTCCGGGCCGACGGCTTCCTCAATGAACCGATGCACCTCGGCGTGCGTTATGGATTTCGACATGCTCCGCACGATGCAGGACAACCTCTGGCGCCGAAAAGCGCGCGCCTCACTGCCGCTTCCCGCGCTGCTCCGGCACCAGCCAACCGCTGGGGACGGCCCTTGACGCTCGGCTCAAATGAGGGGACGACTCAGCGCCTGAAGAGCAACCAGCTCGCGCACAGAGAGCTGCTGTGGGAATCCACCCGCGGCCGGGAGGCACCGAGCGAAAACGAGCGGGACGTCGAGGCCTGGTTCCTGGGCCCTCGGGCGGAGAATGCAGACGTCTTCGAGCAACTGGTGCTGGAGGCCCTGAGGGACCACGCCTTCTGGCGCCGGAACTTCCACCCGATGGACCCGCCGGCCATCACCCAGAGCATCAAGCGGGACCCGGGCTACCTGCGGGCGCTCGACACGCTGCACACGGAGTTCGACAACCTCCTGGCCGAGCTGAAGAAGTCCGCGCCGTTCTTCAGCATGCGCTACCAGGGCCACATGACGTGGGACCAGACGCTCCCGGGCATGGCGGGCTACTTCGCGGCGATGCTCTACAACCAGAACAACGTCGCGCTGGAGGCCTCGCCGCTGACGACGGTGCTGGAGGTCCGGGCCGGCGAGGACCTGTGCCGGATGGTGGGCTACACCCAGAAGAATGGCATCCGCCCCTGGAGCCACCTGACCAGCGGCGGCACCACCGCCAACATCGAGGCGATGTGGGCCGCGCGGAACCTGAAGTTCTACTGCCTGTCGCTGCGCGAGGCCATCCAGCAGGAGTCCTCACTCTCCGCCGCGAAGGCCCTGCAGGTGACGCTGCCCTCGGGGAGCCGGGCCCGCCTGCTCGACCTGGACACCTGGCAGGCCTTGAACCTGGAGGTGGACGAGGTGCTGGGCATCCCCACTCGCATCCAGGAGGAGTTCTCCATCCCCGTGGAGACCCTGACGGCGCGCGTGAGCAACTACATGCTCCAGGACCTGGGGCTCGTGGAGTTCACCCGGCGCTACCTGGGCGACCTCAAGGCCCCGGTGTTCATCGTCCCTGGCTCCAAGCATTACTCGCTGCCGAAGGCGGCGGCGATCCTGGGCATCGGCGCGGACCACATGCTGAGCATCCCCCTGGATGAAGAGGGGCGCATGGACGCCGCGGCCCTGGAAGCGCGGCTGGACCAGTGCGACACGGACAAGCAGCCCGTCATCGCGGTGACGGCGGTGCTGGGGACGACGGAGGAGGGGCTGGTGGACCCGCTCGCGTCCGTGCTGGCGCTTCGCCGGGAGAAGTACCATCCCCGGGGGATGTCGTTCTGCGTGCACGCCGACGCGGCGTGGGGCGGGTACTTCGCCTCGCTCCTGCGCGCGCCGCCGAGCACCGGCCCGGGCCGCGAGGGCCCTCCGGCGCCAGCGCTGGCCCTGAGTCGCTACGTCACGGAGCAGTTCGAGGCCATCCCGGAGGCGGACACCATCACCGTGGATCCGCACAAGACGGGCTACCTGCCCTACCCCGCGGGAGCGCTGTGCTACCGCAATCAGTCCATGCGCAGCCTGGTGGCCTTCGAGGCGCCCTACATCAACACGGCGGGGAGCCAGGAGGACCTCACCGTGGGCAAGTACGGCATCGAGGGCTCCAAGCCCGGCGCGGCGGCGGCGGGCGTGTACCTCAGCCACGCCGTGGTGCCGCCCGACCAGCGCGGCTACGGGAAGATCCTCGGGAGGGCGCTCTACAACTGCAAGCTGTTCCATGCCCGGCTGCTGATGATGAACGCCGTGACGAGCGACTTCGTCGTGGTCCCCGGCCCGCGCTTCAAGCTCTCCGAGCCCATGAAGCGCAAGTACGGCGGAGAGAAGCAGGCGCTGGAGGTCCTGCGCCACCAGATCGAGGGCGTGCGTCAAGATCAGCTCTTGATGGCCTCGGGCGAGGAGGAGCTGGAGCTGCTGCGTGAGACGGGCGCGGACCTCAACATCCTCACCTACGCCTTCAACTTCACGACGGGGAATGGCCTCAACCCGAGCCTGGAGGAGGCGAACACCTTCAACCGGAAGATCTACGAGCGCCTGGGCGTCAAGGCCGACGGCCGGGACATCTACGGCTACCGGCTGTTGGTGAGCACCACGGACTTCATCGAGGAGGACTACGGCAAGAAGTTCTTCGATGACTACAAGACGCGCCTGCTGGGCAGCGGCGCGGCGGCGGGCCGAGGTGAGGAGGGCCGCATCACCGTGCTCCGCTCCGTCATCATGGACCCCTGGATTACCGAGGACCTCCAGCGCCGGCCGTTCCTCGACACCATCATCGAGGAGCTGCGCGCGGCCGTGGTGGACGCGCTCAACGAGATGCGCGGCACCGCATCGAAGCGCCACCGCTAGGTTCGTTTCGGGGCGGGGCCCGCCGGACGAGGGCCCTGCCTCACGGACGCGGCAGCGCTACGAATGGCTAAACCAAGGCAACTGGATGAAGAGGGCTTGGAGGCGGACCCTCCGCCGACAACCTGCCCTGCCCCTGACCACCCAGCGGGACGACACCGCCGGGCCCTTGCTTGATGCCCATCTTCCGTCAGCCGGACGCGCGCGCTCAGTACTGGACGGTCGCGGTGTACGCGAAGTGGTCGGAGCCGTACTTCTCCAGCCGCTCGGCGGGGCCGGTGCCAATGCCCTGGCTGACGTAGATCTGATCGATGGGCACGCCGGAGACCCCCGCCGTGCGCAGATGATTCATGCCGGGGATGTCCTGCGACAACTGACGGTTGAAGTCACCGACCAGGACCACGGGCAGGCCACGGCCGCGCAACTCCCGGACGACCTCGCGGACCACGGAGTTATGCGTATGCCAGCGCGCCTGGCGATCGGGATTCTGACCGTTCCATGCACCGGAGATGTAGTGCGTGTTGATGAACGCCAGCTTCGCGCCGGTCTGCTTGTTCTTCAGCACGACCCAGTTGACGAAGCGCGCGGGCGTCACGCCAGCTTCGCCTTCGTGCGTGAGTCGAGAGCCGTCGCCGGTCTTCTCGTACTTGTTCTTGCGCCAGGAGATGGCGATGGAGTTGCGGGCGGCGAGCCGCTCCGCGCCAGGCCGGAAGTGAGCGTAGTACTCGAGCGCTTCGAGCTTGTTGTGCCCTTCCGCGGTGCTCACTTCCTGCCAGCCGATGACATCCGCGAGCGGCCTGAACGTCGCCTGCCCACGCAGCGTGTTGTGCGTCGCGACGGTGGTGGTCGTGGCGGCGAGCGACTCGACCTCCCCCTCTTCGGCGGGCAGAACTCCCACGGACACCAGCAGACTGAGGACCACTGACGACAAGAGCTTCAGCATGATTCCCTCGAGGATGTGAACGGCGAGTTATTCAGTTGCGTCGATGCGACCGGCCATGCGAACTCGAACCAGTCGCCGCTGTACACCGTGCCCGACTGAGCACCCGCGGCATCGATGACGTAGACCTTCGGCCTGATTCTCTCCGAGGCGGGAAGTCCCACACCGGGATTGTCGCAGGGCGCGAAGAAGGAATGCCTCCAGCGAGTATGTCGACGCCACGTCATGAACGATAGACGTGTCCGGAATGACACGGGCATTGATGACTGGGACACGTCACCGCAACCAACGTGTCTGTGTTTTTCCCGCCACGGCAGACAAGCATCCGCCGCCAGGAAGTGACGCGCTCAGTCCAGCGCGTCCACCCACGTCCGCAATCGTGGCTCCAACTGCGCCTCACCGCGAACACCGGGCTCCGCGTCCAGGGGCAGCGTGTGGAAGCCACGCGCCGCCAATCCCTTGCACATCTCCGCGCGGACCTGCGCATCCGGCGCGAACAGGATGCAGCCGTCCCCGCCGCCCGCGCCGGACAGCTTGCCCGCCGCGCCGTACGTGGCAGCCAGCGCCAACACGCGCCGCATGCCCTCCGTCTCCAGCGGCCCCAGCTCCAACAGCAGCGCGTGCTGCGCCTTCACGGCCTCGGAGAAGGCCCGGAAGTCACCGCCGCTCAGCCCGTCCTCAATCGAGTGGCCCAGCGTGTCCGAGCGCTCCACGAAGCTCCGGCGGCCCGCCTCCTCCAGCCGGGCCTCCACCTGGCCAATCAGCACCCGCGTCGAGGCGCTCTCGCCCGTGAAGGCATACGCCATGGACACCCGGGGCAAAGGCAACCGCCACACGTCCACCGACGGAGACTCCGCCAGCGCCGCGCGCAACCGGCCGCTGTTGCTCGCCTCAATCAAGGGCGCCACGTCGTAGCGCCGGTAGCGCAGCACGCCTCCGGCGAAGCTCGTCGCCACATCCCCGCCGCTGCCCTTCCCGCCCTGCCCCAGCGTGTGCGCCAGCAGCGCCAGCTTCAGCGCGTCGTAGCGCTCCTCCAGCACGTAGCGCACGCCCTCCGCCGCCAGCACCGTCGCGCACGCACTGCCGCCCATGCCCAGCTTCTGTCCATTCGGCCCCACCGCGGACGGCGCCACCGCCAGGTCAAAGCCCTGGCTCGCCCGGCCATGCGCCCGCAGGGCCTCATCCAGCGCCCGCGCCACGAAGGCGAACCCCGCCGGCACGTCCCGCGCCCAGCGCACGCCCAGCGGCGTGGTGCTCCCCGCCAGCGTCCCCTCCTCCAGGCACACGTGCACACGGGCATCCGCGCGGCGACGGACGTACGCGGCGGTGCGCGGCGCCACCGCGGCCAGGCGCGCCACCCCGCCCCACAGCACGGCGTACTCGCCGGAGAGGAACAGCTTGCCCGGCGCGGAGAGGGCGCGCTCCATCAGAAGAGGTGCTCCGCCTTCAGCTCCGCATCACCGCCGGGCACGCAGCGAATCACCTCCACCGCGCCACACGCGCGGGCCAGCGCCTCCGCGGCCACCTCGTGCGCGGCGTCCGTCAGCAGCACCGGGTTGGGCCCCGCGTCCAACGTGAACCACACCGGGATGCCCTTCTTGCGCTGCTCCTTCAGGTGCTGGATGAGCGCCAGCGTGCCGGGGCTCATGTAGCTCAGCGGCGGATTCGCGGCGAAGGACGTCGCGTGCATCCGCCACGCGTTGCGCTCACACAGCTCGCCCAGGGCCTGCAGGTCGCGCTTCGCGATGTGCTCACGCACCTGCACCACCTCCGCCTCCGCGTCCTTCACCCACGCCGGGTAGTACGGGCTGGTGTCCACCGTGTGCTTCATCCCGTCCCGCGACTTCACCTCTTTCTCGCCGCGGTCGATGATCGCCACCACCATGCGCAGGTCCGGCCAGTGGGCCGCGTCGAAGCGCTGCACCGCGAAGCTGTCCTCGCCATCCGGACGCTCGCCGCGCTGCCACTCACAGAAGCCGCCCTGCACGCTCCGGCACGCGGAGCCGCTGCCCAGCCGCGCCAGGATGCTGGCCGCGCGAGGCTCCGACGGCAGCCCCGCCGCCGCGCGCCCCGCCACCGCCAGCGCCGCGAAGCCCGCCGCGCTGCTGGCCAGCCCCGCCGCCATGGGGAAGTCCCCGCGCGACACCACCTTCGCGGGCCCCAGGTCGGCCTTCGCCTGGGCGCGCACCGTCTCCAGCAGGCGCAGCACGCGGTCGCGCTCGCTGCCCTTCGCGGTGTGGCCGTTGAGCTCCACCTGGTCGCTCGCGGCGCCGAACTCCACCGTGGTCGTCACCGACAGCGGCGACAGCGTGAGGGACAGGCTGGACTGATGCGGAAGAATCAGCGCGTCATCCCGCTTCCCCCAGTACTTCACCAGGGCGATGTTGGGATGCGCCAGTGCTGTGGCTTTCATGGGAAGACTCACGACGCCCGCGGACCCGCGAGCTGGCTGCTGAAGCAGCGCACGCCCATCCGGCGGAGCTTCGTCACCACCGGCTTGGGCTCGAGGAACAGGCCGATGACGGCCCCACCATCTCCACCCGCTCCGGTCAGCTTGGCGCCCAGCGCCCCCAGCTCCCGGAGCCGGTAGACCATCTCTTCCAGCGGCGGCGACGACAGGCCCAGCGCCGCCAGCAGGCCCTGGTTGACGTTCATCGCGTCACCCAGCGCCTCCAAATCACCCGCCGCCACCGCCTTCGCGCCCTCCGTGGACACCCGTCCGATTTCCGTGAACAGGCGCTCGTAGCGCGACGGCCAGCGCGCCTGCCGCTCACGCAGCGCGCCCACCGTCTTCTTCGTGGGGCTGCGCTCACCCGCGAGCGTCACCACCACGTGCAGCGGCCTGGGGCTGTCCACCACCTGCCCCGTGCCCTTGGCCGCCCCCGGCTTGCGCCGGTAGAGGACAAGCTGCTCCATCGCGCTCGTCGTGTGGTCCAACCCCGACGGCGCGCCGTGGAACTCCTGCTCCATGGCCCACGCCACGCGCACCGCGTCCTTGTGCGAGGGCTCCGCCCCCGCCGCCTGGAGCAGCAGCCGCGCGCACGCCACCGACAGGGCCGCCGAGCTCCCCAACCCCACCGCCAGCGGCAGGTCCGCCTCCAGCGACACCTTCACCGGCGGCGCGCCCGTCACCTCCGCGGCGCGGGCGAACGCCGCCGTGAGCTGCGCCCGCTGCGGGCGGCTCAACGTGGCCGGAAGCGAGAGCTGACACGACTTCGCGGGAACGGCACGCGCCGTCACGCCCTGCGACAAGGGCCCGGCCAGGGCCGGGTGCCCGTACACGACGCTGTGCTCACCCAACAGGATGACCTTGCCGGCGCCAAAGGCCGACAAGGATTCAGTGCGAGGAGCCACGGCGTCAGACGTTGGTGCCGGTCGCGGCCGCGGCATCCTCGGCGGGGAGGGCGGCCAGCAGTTCGCGGGCCTTCTCCACCTTCACGTGGCCCGCCTTCACCAGCAGGTTGGCGATCTTCTCCACCCAGTCGCCCCGCGCGCCCGCCGTCACCGCCACGCAGCGCGCGTGCATCGCCATGTGGCCCTTCTGGATGCCCACGCTGCCCAGCGCCCGGAGCGCCGCGAAGTTCTGCGCCAGACCCACCGCCGCGATCACCATGGCCAGCTCGCGCACCGTGGTGGTCTGCATCAGCTTGAGCGCCATCTGCACGCCCGGGTGGATCTTGATGGGCCCGCCCACCGTGCCCAGCGCCATGGGCAGCTCGATGCGGCCCACCAGGTGCCCCTCCTCCAGGTACCAGGTGGACAGCGGCCGGTACTGCCCGTTGCGGCAGGCGAACGCGTGCGCGCCCGCTTCAATGGCGCGCCAGTCCTGCCCCGTGGCGATGGCCACCGCGTCGATGCCGTTCATCACGCCCTTGTTGTGCGTGGCGGCGCGGTACGGGTCGGCCTCCGCGAAGCGGCTCGCCTGGGCGATGCCCTCGGCGATCTCCTCGGCCGGCATCTCGAAGTCCGCCAGCAGCGGGATGGGGATGCGGCACATGGCCCGCGCCAGCCGGCGGTCCGCCAGGTTGGAGAGGATGCGCAGATACACCTTGCCACCCGTCACCTGCTCGACGAGCGGCGCCACGCCCTCCGCCATGGTGTTGATGAGGTTGGCCCCCATCGCCTCCTGGGCGTCGATGATGAGGTGGACGATGAGCAGCGGCTCGCCGCGCGGGCCCTCGGGGGCCGGCAGCACGCGCACCTCCACGTCCTTGGCCCCACCGCCCCGCGCGACCATCGCCGGGTGGAAGCTGTTGGCCAGCGCGAGGATCTGCTCCTTGTGCGCCAGGATGCGCTCGGTGGCCACCGTCGGGTCGCCGTAGCGCGACACCTGCACCTGGCCAATCATCAGCGACGGGTCCGCCTCGCCAATGAAGCCGCCCGCCTCCCGGACGATCTTCGCCGCGAAGGACACCGCCGCCACCACGGACGGCTCCTCCACCGCCATGGGCACCAGGTAGTCGCGCCCGTTGACCTGGAGGTTCAGCCCCAGGCCCAGCGGCAGGGAGAAGGTCCCCACCGCGTTCTCAATCATCTGGTTCGCCAGGACAGGCTGGAGCGCCTCCGAGCCCAGGAGCTGCTGCAGGTCCTCGGGCGTGAGCCGGAACATGCGGGAGAGGTGCGCGTGGCGCTCCTCCATCGGCAGCTTGTGGAACCCGGGAAGCCGGGACGTCACGGTGTCAGACATGTTCTTCCTTCCAGACTTCGGCGCGGCCACCCTCTACAGCGCCGCCAACCAATCCTTCAACTCTCCGGTGACCACCCGGGGCCGCTGTCCCAGTTCAGCGCAGCTTCTGCTTCCCGTCAGGACCAGCGCCTGACGCAGCCCGGCCAGGATGACCTCCAGCGCCGCCTCCGCCGCGGGGAGACCGCCCGCCTGCTGCGCGCGGAACAGCGGCAGCGCCATGCCGGCCAGGTTCGCGCCCAGCGCCAGCACCTTGGCGGCGTCCAGCCCCGTGCGCAGGCCGCCGCTCGCCACCAGGTGGACGTCCGGGCCCACGGCGCGCCGCACGGTCGCCAGGGCCGCCGCCGTGGGGATGCCCCACGCGCTGAACTCCGCGCCCACCTGGGCCTGTACGCCCGAGGCGCGAAGTTGTTCCACGCGCACCCAGGACGTCCCGCCCAGGCCGGACACGTCGATGTTCCGCACGCCCAGGTCCACCAGCCGCCGCGCGACGTCCGGGCCAATGCCGCAGCCCGTCTCCTTCACCAGCAGCCGGTCACCGAAGGCGCGCACCAGCAGCTCCACCACGCGGTAGCCGCCCCGGAAGTCCCGGTCGCCTTCCGGCTGCGTCAGCTCCTGGCCCGCGTTGAGGT
Proteins encoded in this window:
- a CDS encoding endonuclease/exonuclease/phosphatase family protein: MLKLLSSVVLSLLVSVGVLPAEEGEVESLAATTTTVATHNTLRGQATFRPLADVIGWQEVSTAEGHNKLEALEYYAHFRPGAERLAARNSIAISWRKNKYEKTGDGSRLTHEGEAGVTPARFVNWVVLKNKQTGAKLAFINTHYISGAWNGQNPDRQARWHTHNSVVREVVRELRGRGLPVVLVGDFNRQLSQDIPGMNHLRTAGVSGVPIDQIYVSQGIGTGPAERLEKYGSDHFAYTATVQY
- the mvaD gene encoding diphosphomevalonate decarboxylase translates to MKATALAHPNIALVKYWGKRDDALILPHQSSLSLTLSPLSVTTTVEFGAASDQVELNGHTAKGSERDRVLRLLETVRAQAKADLGPAKVVSRGDFPMAAGLASSAAGFAALAVAGRAAAGLPSEPRAASILARLGSGSACRSVQGGFCEWQRGERPDGEDSFAVQRFDAAHWPDLRMVVAIIDRGEKEVKSRDGMKHTVDTSPYYPAWVKDAEAEVVQVREHIAKRDLQALGELCERNAWRMHATSFAANPPLSYMSPGTLALIQHLKEQRKKGIPVWFTLDAGPNPVLLTDAAHEVAAEALARACGAVEVIRCVPGGDAELKAEHLF
- the fni gene encoding type 2 isopentenyl-diphosphate Delta-isomerase, encoding MGDDITARRKDAHLDLCATGDVEPSGNSTLLECVKLVHCAMPELSVEDVDLSTPFLGKRLRYPLLVTGMTGGTERAGAVNRDLAQLAERHGLAFGVGSQRAMSEDAARTASFQVRQVAPTVALLGNIGMFQAIRLGVDGTRRLVDGIGADGLALHLNAGQELTQPEGDRDFRGGYRVVELLVRAFGDRLLVKETGCGIGPDVARRLVDLGVRNIDVSGLGGTSWVRVEQLRASGVQAQVGAEFSAWGIPTAAALATVRRAVGPDVHLVASGGLRTGLDAAKVLALGANLAGMALPLFRAQQAGGLPAAEAALEVILAGLRQALVLTGSRSCAELGQRPRVVTGELKDWLAAL
- a CDS encoding mevalonate kinase — protein: MERALSAPGKLFLSGEYAVLWGGVARLAAVAPRTAAYVRRRADARVHVCLEEGTLAGSTTPLGVRWARDVPAGFAFVARALDEALRAHGRASQGFDLAVAPSAVGPNGQKLGMGGSACATVLAAEGVRYVLEERYDALKLALLAHTLGQGGKGSGGDVATSFAGGVLRYRRYDVAPLIEASNSGRLRAALAESPSVDVWRLPLPRVSMAYAFTGESASTRVLIGQVEARLEEAGRRSFVERSDTLGHSIEDGLSGGDFRAFSEAVKAQHALLLELGPLETEGMRRVLALAATYGAAGKLSGAGGGDGCILFAPDAQVRAEMCKGLAARGFHTLPLDAEPGVRGEAQLEPRLRTWVDALD
- a CDS encoding hydroxymethylglutaryl-CoA reductase, degradative, which translates into the protein MSDTVTSRLPGFHKLPMEERHAHLSRMFRLTPEDLQQLLGSEALQPVLANQMIENAVGTFSLPLGLGLNLQVNGRDYLVPMAVEEPSVVAAVSFAAKIVREAGGFIGEADPSLMIGQVQVSRYGDPTVATERILAHKEQILALANSFHPAMVARGGGAKDVEVRVLPAPEGPRGEPLLIVHLIIDAQEAMGANLINTMAEGVAPLVEQVTGGKVYLRILSNLADRRLARAMCRIPIPLLADFEMPAEEIAEGIAQASRFAEADPYRAATHNKGVMNGIDAVAIATGQDWRAIEAGAHAFACRNGQYRPLSTWYLEEGHLVGRIELPMALGTVGGPIKIHPGVQMALKLMQTTTVRELAMVIAAVGLAQNFAALRALGSVGIQKGHMAMHARCVAVTAGARGDWVEKIANLLVKAGHVKVEKARELLAALPAEDAAAATGTNV
- a CDS encoding pyridoxal phosphate-dependent decarboxylase family protein encodes the protein MTLGSNEGTTQRLKSNQLAHRELLWESTRGREAPSENERDVEAWFLGPRAENADVFEQLVLEALRDHAFWRRNFHPMDPPAITQSIKRDPGYLRALDTLHTEFDNLLAELKKSAPFFSMRYQGHMTWDQTLPGMAGYFAAMLYNQNNVALEASPLTTVLEVRAGEDLCRMVGYTQKNGIRPWSHLTSGGTTANIEAMWAARNLKFYCLSLREAIQQESSLSAAKALQVTLPSGSRARLLDLDTWQALNLEVDEVLGIPTRIQEEFSIPVETLTARVSNYMLQDLGLVEFTRRYLGDLKAPVFIVPGSKHYSLPKAAAILGIGADHMLSIPLDEEGRMDAAALEARLDQCDTDKQPVIAVTAVLGTTEEGLVDPLASVLALRREKYHPRGMSFCVHADAAWGGYFASLLRAPPSTGPGREGPPAPALALSRYVTEQFEAIPEADTITVDPHKTGYLPYPAGALCYRNQSMRSLVAFEAPYINTAGSQEDLTVGKYGIEGSKPGAAAAGVYLSHAVVPPDQRGYGKILGRALYNCKLFHARLLMMNAVTSDFVVVPGPRFKLSEPMKRKYGGEKQALEVLRHQIEGVRQDQLLMASGEEELELLRETGADLNILTYAFNFTTGNGLNPSLEEANTFNRKIYERLGVKADGRDIYGYRLLVSTTDFIEEDYGKKFFDDYKTRLLGSGAAAGRGEEGRITVLRSVIMDPWITEDLQRRPFLDTIIEELRAAVVDALNEMRGTASKRHR
- a CDS encoding IS4 family transposase codes for the protein MSKSITHAEVHRFIEEAVGPDTHAKRVLSLSNATLGAVHAASLSVRAIGLALSQARGLEGKHAIKQVDRLLSNSGVDVWRLFAQWVPFVVAERKAVTVTIDWTDFESDDHTTVAIQLVTRHGRATPLLWKTVPKSELAGQRNAHEDALLERLHQVLPSDVEVTVLADRGFGDVALYELLDRLSFGYVIRFRGVVHVESAGGEVHKAKEWVPPTGRPKLLRGARVTQARFGVGAVVCVHQKGMKEAWFLAASSKEATATELVKAYGRRFTCEETHRDIKDLRFGMGLSAIAIGTCERRDRLLLLSAFAMALLTLLGAAGEATGLDRKFRADTRKTREYSLFRQGIIYYGALANMREEWLRPLMEKFAELIREQAVFREAFGFI
- the mvk gene encoding mevalonate kinase produces the protein MAPRTESLSAFGAGKVILLGEHSVVYGHPALAGPLSQGVTARAVPAKSCQLSLPATLSRPQRAQLTAAFARAAEVTGAPPVKVSLEADLPLAVGLGSSAALSVACARLLLQAAGAEPSHKDAVRVAWAMEQEFHGAPSGLDHTTSAMEQLVLYRRKPGAAKGTGQVVDSPRPLHVVVTLAGERSPTKKTVGALRERQARWPSRYERLFTEIGRVSTEGAKAVAAGDLEALGDAMNVNQGLLAALGLSSPPLEEMVYRLRELGALGAKLTGAGGDGGAVIGLFLEPKPVVTKLRRMGVRCFSSQLAGPRAS